In a genomic window of Styela clava chromosome 11, kaStyClav1.hap1.2, whole genome shotgun sequence:
- the LOC120348176 gene encoding enteropeptidase-like isoform X1: protein MDSRFIIIALLLVKIGSTQELLTIGDEELGIVDDLDVLSQKCESIVTDKTEGVITSPSFPDTYPPISRCNFTIIAPAGHVIEYESTFMNVEEQDPSSALCVYDYVRVYDGDDVSNTYCGQQSIYPNVTTSPILTIWFVSDYTTELEGFRIEWKIVNPEDRDITLNCNFDDGIPLCAGWTNENKEYKWLFTRGHTPSANTGPIADHTTEGSGGRFAFIEASKVDEDSTAILQSPAIISKGIQDKRCLRFWYHMFGEGGMGSLSVYIKDGEGNPTLLASFSGDKGDMWFEGEYTITLESLMSWITFEGKRGSNYKSDMAIDDISITEGDCNQPQRTLEVDNQPPISLTPTLEGGSLIPSDCPTNMEQGSCGDGCVLSCDNLDELGVSIFCARACFGDCACPVELPIFKDGSCVSVQDCTSESNSTVGLTSTTEQTTPGLVESTTNPVEMTAMVKDAKHKKKEEIHDHIVRNVLDAIVIALSESKKN, encoded by the exons ATGGATTCTCGCTTTATAATCATCGCACTTCTTCTAGTCAAGATCGGAAGCACGCAGGAATTATTAACAATTGGCg ACGAGGAATTGGGTATTGTCGATGATCTCGATGTTTTGTCTCAAAAGTGCGAAAGCATCGTTACTGACAAAACGGAAGGAGTGATTACGAGTCCCAGTTTTCCAGATACATACCCGCCTATCTCAAGATGTAACTTTACTATAATAGCGCCGGCGGGTCATGTGATCGAG TATGAAAGCACATTTATGAATGTAGAGGAGCAGGATCCATCGTCGGCTTTGTGTGTTTATGACTACGTTAGAGTATACGATGGGGATGACGTTTCAAACACATACTGTGGCCAACAATCAATATATCCAAACGTTACAACTTCACCAATTTTAAC TATATGGTTTGTGTCTGACTACACAACTGAATTGGAAGGTTTTAGAATAGAATGGAAAATAGTAAATCCGGAAGATCGAGATATTACGTTAAACTGTAATTTTGATGACGGCATTCCACTTTGTGCAG GATGGACAAACGAAAACAAGGAGTATAAATGGTTATTTACTAGAGGGCACACTCCGTCTGCCAATACTGGTCCAATAGCCGATCATACGACGGAAGGCTCAG GTGGTAGATTTGCGTTCATTGAAGCTTCAAAAGTCGATGAAGATTCTACAGCGATATTACAATCTCCTGCTATTATATCGA AAGGAATCCAAGACAAAAGATGTTTAAGATTTTGGTATCATATGTTTGGAGAAGGAGGAATGGGTTCCTTGTCTGTTTACATCAAAGATGGTGAAGGCAATCCGACGCTATTGGCAAGTTTTTCCGGAGATAAAGGAGACATGTGGTTCGAAGGAGAATATACCATTACACTGGAATCGCTAATGAGCTGG ATCACATTTGAAGGTAAGCGTGGTTCAAATTATAAGTCTGATATGGCTATTGATGATATCAGCATAACGGAAGGAGACTGTAATCAACCACAAAGAACACTTGAAG tcgACAACCAACCACCGATTTCTTTGACGCCTACACTAGAAGGAGGTTCACTGATTCCaa GCGATTGCCCAACCAACATGGAGCAAGGCAGCTGTGGCGATGGGTGCGTTCTATCTTGCGACAACCTAGATGAGTTAGGTGTAAGCATTTTCTGCGCGCGAGCTTGCTTCGGTGATTGCGCATGCCCTGTTGAACTACCAATTTTCAAAGATGGAAG TTGCGTCTCGGTACAAGATTGCACTTCGGAAAGCAACTCAACTGTAGGCCTAACTTCTACAACAGAACAAACAACACCAGGTTTGGTTGAAAGTACAACGAATCCTGTAGAAATGACAGCAATGGTTAAAGACGCAAAACATAAGAAAAAAGAAGAGATACATGATCATATTGTCAGAAACGTACTTGATGCAATTGTTATTGCATTATCTGAATCCAAAAAGaattaa
- the LOC120348176 gene encoding enteropeptidase-like isoform X2 has product MDSRFIIIALLLVKIGSTQELLTIGDEELGIVDDLDVLSQKCESIVTDKTEGVITSPSFPDTYPPISRCNFTIIAPAGHVIEYESTFMNVEEQDPSSALCVYDYVRVYDGDDVSNTYCGQQSIYPNVTTSPILTIWFVSDYTTELEGFRIEWKIVNPEDRDITLNCNFDDGIPLCAGWTNENKEYKWLFTRGHTPSANTGPIADHTTEGSGGRFAFIEASKVDEDSTAILQSPAIISRIQDKRCLRFWYHMFGEGGMGSLSVYIKDGEGNPTLLASFSGDKGDMWFEGEYTITLESLMSWITFEGKRGSNYKSDMAIDDISITEGDCNQPQRTLEVDNQPPISLTPTLEGGSLIPSDCPTNMEQGSCGDGCVLSCDNLDELGVSIFCARACFGDCACPVELPIFKDGSCVSVQDCTSESNSTVGLTSTTEQTTPGLVESTTNPVEMTAMVKDAKHKKKEEIHDHIVRNVLDAIVIALSESKKN; this is encoded by the exons ATGGATTCTCGCTTTATAATCATCGCACTTCTTCTAGTCAAGATCGGAAGCACGCAGGAATTATTAACAATTGGCg ACGAGGAATTGGGTATTGTCGATGATCTCGATGTTTTGTCTCAAAAGTGCGAAAGCATCGTTACTGACAAAACGGAAGGAGTGATTACGAGTCCCAGTTTTCCAGATACATACCCGCCTATCTCAAGATGTAACTTTACTATAATAGCGCCGGCGGGTCATGTGATCGAG TATGAAAGCACATTTATGAATGTAGAGGAGCAGGATCCATCGTCGGCTTTGTGTGTTTATGACTACGTTAGAGTATACGATGGGGATGACGTTTCAAACACATACTGTGGCCAACAATCAATATATCCAAACGTTACAACTTCACCAATTTTAAC TATATGGTTTGTGTCTGACTACACAACTGAATTGGAAGGTTTTAGAATAGAATGGAAAATAGTAAATCCGGAAGATCGAGATATTACGTTAAACTGTAATTTTGATGACGGCATTCCACTTTGTGCAG GATGGACAAACGAAAACAAGGAGTATAAATGGTTATTTACTAGAGGGCACACTCCGTCTGCCAATACTGGTCCAATAGCCGATCATACGACGGAAGGCTCAG GTGGTAGATTTGCGTTCATTGAAGCTTCAAAAGTCGATGAAGATTCTACAGCGATATTACAATCTCCTGCTATTATATCGA GAATCCAAGACAAAAGATGTTTAAGATTTTGGTATCATATGTTTGGAGAAGGAGGAATGGGTTCCTTGTCTGTTTACATCAAAGATGGTGAAGGCAATCCGACGCTATTGGCAAGTTTTTCCGGAGATAAAGGAGACATGTGGTTCGAAGGAGAATATACCATTACACTGGAATCGCTAATGAGCTGG ATCACATTTGAAGGTAAGCGTGGTTCAAATTATAAGTCTGATATGGCTATTGATGATATCAGCATAACGGAAGGAGACTGTAATCAACCACAAAGAACACTTGAAG tcgACAACCAACCACCGATTTCTTTGACGCCTACACTAGAAGGAGGTTCACTGATTCCaa GCGATTGCCCAACCAACATGGAGCAAGGCAGCTGTGGCGATGGGTGCGTTCTATCTTGCGACAACCTAGATGAGTTAGGTGTAAGCATTTTCTGCGCGCGAGCTTGCTTCGGTGATTGCGCATGCCCTGTTGAACTACCAATTTTCAAAGATGGAAG TTGCGTCTCGGTACAAGATTGCACTTCGGAAAGCAACTCAACTGTAGGCCTAACTTCTACAACAGAACAAACAACACCAGGTTTGGTTGAAAGTACAACGAATCCTGTAGAAATGACAGCAATGGTTAAAGACGCAAAACATAAGAAAAAAGAAGAGATACATGATCATATTGTCAGAAACGTACTTGATGCAATTGTTATTGCATTATCTGAATCCAAAAAGaattaa